A stretch of DNA from Syngnathus acus chromosome 1, fSynAcu1.2, whole genome shotgun sequence:
atttagttattttttgtttaagcCAAAAGTAAACACCATGGGTGTCCAAACTCGGTCCTGGAGGGCCGCAAGacacatctaaaacaggcagGATAGCGGGCCTCCAGGAATAGCGCTGAATAGATTTTTTTGATCCCTTTCAATGTGATACAACTGACTCAACTACGTGGCCACTACTGCTGAGCTGCCACTGGATCATCTCACATTATAGAGAAGCGATACTGAGTGACGTAATTCTCACACGCTTGCGTCGACAAAACATGACGCACAATCATATCAACTTTAAAAAGCTTCTTTTGACATTATAATGCTTTCAAAGACGTCTAATAGATGGAATAAATGCCTTACCAATCACATCTTCAGGAATGAGCGACTCGATTGGAGGGTCCAGCTCCGAACTTTGGCACAAGTAAGCTTTCATCTGCGTCATGAACTGCCTGAGTGTCTGCAGAAAATCCTCCCCTGAAGTGTGGCAACCCCGATTCTCCTGAACAAAGCTAATGTAGTCCTGGACCAGGGAGCCAAAATATGAACTTTTATTCCTGGACAGCTCAGCAATCTTTTTCACTGCCCGTCTTTCTGGCGTCATCAAGGAGGTGAGCATACCGCTGACCTTGCGTAAGCGTCCCTTCAAGGCCTGGGGAAGAATAAATGATCCCCCGCTTAGACTCACACCCACCCTGCGCCTCCTCGCTTTGAAGGACTGACGGAGACGCATTTCCAAGTCAGCCTCGAGGCCCACCCCATAGTCCTCCTCTACTTCCTCTTCaccatcatcgtcatcatcttcatcatcgtcCTCACTTGTGTCCTCTACTGTGTCTTGATGGTTAAGGTGGCATGACTGGGTGGAACCCATGCCCAGGGAGAACCCGGGAGATTGTGAATATTCCAATGACTCAGTAGAAGAAGTCGACATGCTCATGTCACTGAGTCGTTGAAGTCCTCTCTCGTTTTGGATCGACGGACTCACACTGCTGTTCTCGATCGGAATATCATCCGGAACGCAAGCAGGTGGCTTGACTCGAGATATAGCTTGGGCAATGGTCTCATCATCAAGGGCAATGTGGCAGTGTTGGGGCATAAGTGGCTTGTTGGGTCTTGGAGGTGGTGGGTTTGAAGGCACATGGATTGGTGATCTCCCTGAACCTTTGAGTGGGCTGCTGTGTTTAGCACCCATTGTCGGTGGAGGCGGAGCGGGGCGCCTGGTGGGGGCCCGCTGCTGCTTTGGGGCCACAGGAATGGCCACTGGCATGCTTTTGGGTCTGGTAGTAAGTGCTGGAGGTCCAGGTGGAGGTGGGGCCGGTCGCCTGCGAAGCATCAAGCGAGGTGGGGGTGGTCGTGGAGGGGGGTGCGATTTGCGATCCACTTTTATCTCTTCTTGGTGCCGCTCGCTCTCTTGGCTGCCGCCGCTTGTGGATTTCATTGACACATTTATAGTGTCGTGCAAAGATAGATTGACCTCACAGTGATGGTGCTGCCGAGTTTGGAAAAACAGTGGGTTGACAAAGCAGAGAGTAGCACTGGAATGCCTTTTTTCACTTCGAGGGGAAGAAGCCCGGTGACGTAATGTCGGTGGTGCGCTGTCACAGTGGGGCCCAGTATGATGACGCTCCGACCCTTCTTCCTCAGTGGTCCTGCTTGTCCGTTGGGGGCTGAGAGTTCGGCTAGAGGGTCGACTGGGAAGGTGGGAGGTCGGACGCTGGCTGCACAGGGCAGAGTCCCAAAAGCCTGTAAGAGAGACAGTTTAACACTCAGGCAAATTCTGACTGGCATACAGAG
This window harbors:
- the LOC119123926 gene encoding ras and Rab interactor 2-like isoform X2 codes for the protein MDSHISSNNPQDAPMIRSGSFFKLIDAFALEIGELKKEMVHTSPTVDQEPADTQGLESEVSGEVNGIYLEPPQRGSVRCERDYGYDSLRRRMSVLDRLTQTHTAWLLLSVSEEEAKHILLKQPPGVFLVRKSVTLQRKVLSVRLKEDGAGSAISHFPVRESHYTFSLDGSGISFADLFRLVAFYCISRDVLPIPLKLPEAIASAKTQKDLEEVAQLGPGFWDSALCSQRPTSHLPSRPSSRTLSPQRTSRTTEEEGSERHHTGPHCDSAPPTLRHRASSPRSEKRHSSATLCFVNPLFFQTRQHHHCEVNLSLHDTINVSMKSTSGGSQESERHQEEIKVDRKSHPPPRPPPPRLMLRRRPAPPPPGPPALTTRPKSMPVAIPVAPKQQRAPTRRPAPPPPTMGAKHSSPLKGSGRSPIHVPSNPPPPRPNKPLMPQHCHIALDDETIAQAISRVKPPACVPDDIPIENSSVSPSIQNERGLQRLSDMSMSTSSTESLEYSQSPGFSLGMGSTQSCHLNHQDTVEDTSEDDDEDDDDDGEEEVEEDYGVGLEADLEMRLRQSFKARRRRVGVSLSGGSFILPQALKGRLRKVSGMLTSLMTPERRAVKKIAELSRNKSSYFGSLVQDYISFVQENRGCHTSGEDFLQTLRQFMTQMKAYLCQSSELDPPIESLIPEDVIEQVLEKAMHKCVLKPLKTFIDVALHDFQVNSGDWQQMKDNLDLAKSKRPQELGVDGAVPPDAMAIEKIRHKFLSMRKMYSPEKKVSLLLRVCKLIYTIMQDNSGRMYGADDFLPMLTYVVAQCDLPQLDMDIQYMMELLDPSLLQGEGGYYLTSAYGAMALIKNFQEEQAARVLSSEARNTLHQWHRRRTAQRSAPTVDDFQVAHLT